CTGTAGAAAAAGGAAAATCTACAAGACCAGACATCCATCTTGGAATTTGTGGAGAACATGGTGGAGATCCATCATCAATTGAATTCTGCCACAATATAGGACTTGACTATGTATCATGTTCACCATTTAGAGTGCCACTTGCAAGACTTGCAGCAGCACAAGCACAAGTAAAAAATAAAAGATAAATCTAAAAAATAAAGAAATAGTATAGGAGTAGTCCATTAACTTGATAAAATAAGAGTTTCAGGCTGTTAATACTATAAAAAATATAGGATATTGGAACTTAAAATTAAGTTCCAATATCCTTATTTTTATATAAGAATTACATGATGAACAATATTATTTTTTTATAAAAAGTAGAATAAAATGAAGATGGGATGTGGAAAATAGAAGCATATTCAACTATATTCTGTTTTAGATACATTTGCATCTAGATAATTTTATATTTTTGATATAGACAAGGAGGATTTATGAAAGATACAAAAAAATTTATTAAAGTATATGGCGATTTTAAGATGCGAAAACTAACAGAAGATGATTTAGAGCAATTTAATGGTCTTTTACGCTATGCTTTTCAAATAACAATGGAAGATCTTTTGCATACCGGCTGGACAGAAGATAAAATTATGCATGCAAAAATGCCTATTCTTCAAAATGCATATGTCCTTGGTTGGTTTTACCACGACAAACTAGCTTCAATGATTGTAGTATACTCCATGAAAGTGAATATTCATGATAACATTTGTAATATGGGGGGAATTACAGGAGTTGCTACCTATCCTGAATATACAGGCAAAGGATTAATTAAATCACTGATTAAACAAGTTATTATGCATATGCATGAAGAAGGACAATCTATTTCTTTTTTATACCCTTATTCAATTCCTCTTTATAGAAAACATGGCTGGGAAATTATTTCTGATAAAATCACTTTTACAATAAAAGATTCTCAGCTTCCAAAAAAAAGGCCGGTAGAAGGAATGATGGAGCGTGTAGATTTGGATTGTGAGGATATTTCTAATGTACATGATTATTTCTCTATGCAGCGTCATGGAGCTATGATTCGTGATGAACTGGCTTGGGATGAATATTGGCGTTGGGATAATGATAATATTATTGCTTCAATTTATTATAGTAAAAATCATAAACCTCTTGGCTATTTAGTTTATTATATTAAGAATGATACATTTTATATTAAGGAAATGGTTTATTTAAATACTGAAGCACATCATGGAATTTGGAATTACATAAGTGCACATTATTCTATGGTAAACGAAGTAAAAGGGAATAATTATTCTGGAGAACCAATGGCTTTTTTATTTGAAGATAGTGAAATGGTTGAGAACATTGAGCCATATTTCATGGCAAGGATTATAAATGTACAAGAATTTATTTTAAAATATCCCTTTTTAGCCATATCACAAAAACTAAAACTTAATTTAAAAATAAATGATTCTATCGCTCCATGGAATAATGGAGTTTTCAACGTTTACTGGGATGGTGAAGAAACAGTTTGTAAAAAAACTGATGATATTCATGCTGCTAATTTGATAGAAATGGATATTCAGACATTAACAACTATGCTCATGGGATATAAGCGTCCTACATTTTTATATGAGTGTGGAAGAATACAGACAGAATATTATATGCTGCGAATTATGGAACAGTTGATACCAGTAGAAAAACCTTATTTTTCAGATTATTTCTAATTTAATAGAACATTTGAATATTCAAAAACATTCATTAATGCTTGCAGGAATATTAAAAAATTTAGTTTATTACTAACAAAATGAAATGGAAGGCATACATTTGTTCCAACAAAATCTTCAATAATTAGAATAAATGTATGACCTTTCTTTCAGTAGTTTATGAATATAATTCTAGGTTTAAAGCAAAATTGTGTTGAATTCTTTTTGTACCTCATCTATTATCCTTAATGCAAAATCATATTGAAGGTCTGTTTTTGCGGTTGCATTTGATAGTAAAGTTAAAAAGGCAGATTTATTACACTTGTTAATATTTTTATAATAATCTCTTGATATTTTCCAGTATTTTTGTGGAAAACAAATATATGAAATCAAATATTTTAAATCTGATTCTGTTAAAGGGGAATATTCATTATAAGTTTTTAATACAGATAAGGCTAAGTCAATATTCCATTTGGTGTTTTCGCGCTTAAGTAATCTACGCATAAAATATGCTAAGTCTTTTGCACAATAATCTACCTTGCATTTATCAAAGTCTATTATCCAAGGATCTAAATCAGATGGAAAAATTAAATTTTTATTTACATAATCACCATGGCATAAAGATTTACTCAAATTATTATTATCAATTTTATTTGACATATTTAAAGAAATTTTAGCAAGACGTAAATTCATATCAAAGGTTGAAATAAATTGTCTTGAAAATGTATCTTTATACTTAAAGGCTTCATTTGATGTTTGAAGTAAATCTTGAAAATGTTTTAAAATTGATATGTAATAATCATCAAATCCTTCTTTTAATGAACTACCTAAAATAGGCTGAAAGTCACGAGAAATAGAGTGGACTGTAGAAAGCTTTTTTACGGAAAGTATGACATGATTAATATTATCAAAATTACATTTCTCTCCTTCAATCCAAGGTGTTAGTATAAAAAGCATGTTTTGATAAGATACAAATCTATTATTATCAATAGTAGGTAAAAGTTTTGGTACTCTGATATTATTTCTATATAGCCATTCAATTGCTGAATATACATATAGTAAATCTTTTGTATTATAATAAACTTTTTTCAAACAATAACTTTTTTCTTTAAAATCTATTCTATATACTGCTCTTTGTTTATCTGTATCTTTAAATTTAATAATTGAAATTCGTGAGTTTTGTAAATTATAGTGAGTCAAAACATTTTGCTTTATGATTTCAGGGGAAAGATTACATTCTTGTAAAGATAAAACTTCATTGCTCATAAATACACTCCTTAATAAGGTGATTATTGTTTACATAGAGATTTAATACTTTAGATAAAAATCTTTATTATTAAATAATATTAAAGTTATTTTAGTAATATACTTAAAGAATTTTATAAAAATATAAAAAATTATATGTAAACGATAGTATTTTTTTATTATTTGCAAATAATAAATATGGTCGATAAATAGAGGAATATAATGATAAATATAGAATACATAAAAAGAGGTGATAATATATGAATGTGAGGGAAAAAATTCAGAGTTTTGAAAGCTTGACATTAATTAAAGAAGCGGCTTTTTCAAAAAAATCTTTAGGAAGAAAAATTAAAGAAGAAGAAGACGATATTAGAACTTCTTATATGCTTGATAGAGATAGAATTATTCAAAGCAAATCATTTAGACGCCTTAAGCATAAAACACAAGTATATATAAAAACTTTTGGGGATCACTATAGAACTAGATTAACTCATACATTAGAAGTGTCACAAGTCGCAAGAACTATTGGTGTTGGAATTGGATTAAATGAAAATTTGATTGAAGCAATAGCATTGGGCCATGATTTAGGCCATGTTGCATTTGCACATAATGGGGAAGAGGTATTAAATGAGTATTTAAAAGGTGGATTTCGCCATAATGAACAGAGCGTAAGAGTAGTTACCAAACTTGAAAATGATGGGAATGGACTCAATTTAACAGAAGA
The DNA window shown above is from Clostridium beijerinckii and carries:
- a CDS encoding GNAT family N-acetyltransferase: MKDTKKFIKVYGDFKMRKLTEDDLEQFNGLLRYAFQITMEDLLHTGWTEDKIMHAKMPILQNAYVLGWFYHDKLASMIVVYSMKVNIHDNICNMGGITGVATYPEYTGKGLIKSLIKQVIMHMHEEGQSISFLYPYSIPLYRKHGWEIISDKITFTIKDSQLPKKRPVEGMMERVDLDCEDISNVHDYFSMQRHGAMIRDELAWDEYWRWDNDNIIASIYYSKNHKPLGYLVYYIKNDTFYIKEMVYLNTEAHHGIWNYISAHYSMVNEVKGNNYSGEPMAFLFEDSEMVENIEPYFMARIINVQEFILKYPFLAISQKLKLNLKINDSIAPWNNGVFNVYWDGEETVCKKTDDIHAANLIEMDIQTLTTMLMGYKRPTFLYECGRIQTEYYMLRIMEQLIPVEKPYFSDYF
- a CDS encoding CotS family spore coat protein; the protein is MSNEVLSLQECNLSPEIIKQNVLTHYNLQNSRISIIKFKDTDKQRAVYRIDFKEKSYCLKKVYYNTKDLLYVYSAIEWLYRNNIRVPKLLPTIDNNRFVSYQNMLFILTPWIEGEKCNFDNINHVILSVKKLSTVHSISRDFQPILGSSLKEGFDDYYISILKHFQDLLQTSNEAFKYKDTFSRQFISTFDMNLRLAKISLNMSNKIDNNNLSKSLCHGDYVNKNLIFPSDLDPWIIDFDKCKVDYCAKDLAYFMRRLLKRENTKWNIDLALSVLKTYNEYSPLTESDLKYLISYICFPQKYWKISRDYYKNINKCNKSAFLTLLSNATAKTDLQYDFALRIIDEVQKEFNTILL